A portion of the Candidatus Zixiibacteriota bacterium genome contains these proteins:
- the hutI gene encoding imidazolonepropionase, whose protein sequence is MHVNKKATLLIKNIGQLVTMAGDVPRQGKAMNDLGLITNAGITAAGEEIVSVGDSDEIERRSPLAFGCRVIDAGGCVVTPGFIDAHTHPIFSATREREFEMRTQGKTYMEIAESGGGIRSSVRDLRVTSSEVLFQKAKKRLDRLLAHGVTTIEAKSGYGLSTEAEIKSLEVIRELRNHHPMETVSTFLGAHEFPDEYRNDRKGYIDLILNEMIPAVVEANLAEFSDIFCEEGVFSIEESRLIQQTAQSAGLKLRFHADELASTGGAELAASMGAVSADHLMFISENGIQALASSGTSAVLLPGTSFSLGGRHYAPARKMIESGVVIALSTDCNPGSSCTESLPMVMSLAAIHMKLTAAETISAVTVNAAVSINREKTIGQIVSGKQADIVLWDMADYRELPYHYGVNLVTKVIKKGKLVVG, encoded by the coding sequence ATGCATGTAAATAAGAAAGCGACTCTACTTATAAAGAACATCGGACAACTGGTCACAATGGCCGGCGATGTTCCGCGGCAGGGCAAGGCAATGAATGATCTTGGGCTGATCACAAATGCCGGCATTACCGCCGCAGGCGAAGAAATTGTCTCGGTGGGTGATTCAGATGAAATAGAACGACGTTCGCCGCTTGCGTTCGGATGCCGGGTAATCGATGCTGGCGGATGTGTGGTCACACCGGGTTTTATCGATGCCCACACCCATCCCATTTTCTCGGCCACGCGTGAGAGGGAATTTGAAATGCGAACCCAGGGCAAAACATATATGGAAATTGCCGAATCCGGCGGCGGAATCAGATCATCGGTGCGGGACCTTCGCGTGACATCATCAGAAGTTCTGTTTCAGAAAGCAAAAAAGCGATTAGACCGGCTTCTGGCGCATGGGGTGACGACTATCGAAGCAAAATCCGGTTATGGCTTGTCAACGGAAGCTGAGATAAAGTCTCTCGAAGTCATTCGCGAACTGAGAAATCATCATCCGATGGAAACGGTCTCGACTTTTTTGGGAGCGCATGAATTCCCCGATGAATACCGCAACGACCGCAAAGGATATATAGATTTAATTCTCAACGAAATGATACCGGCTGTGGTTGAGGCTAACCTCGCGGAGTTTTCAGATATATTTTGTGAAGAGGGGGTATTTAGTATCGAAGAGTCGCGCCTCATTCAACAAACCGCCCAAAGCGCGGGGTTGAAACTTCGCTTCCATGCCGATGAACTCGCATCGACCGGCGGTGCGGAACTCGCCGCATCAATGGGCGCCGTCAGCGCAGATCATCTGATGTTTATCTCAGAGAACGGCATACAGGCACTTGCGAGTAGTGGAACTTCGGCTGTGCTTTTGCCCGGAACATCATTTTCGCTCGGCGGACGCCATTACGCTCCAGCAAGAAAAATGATCGAGTCCGGTGTTGTTATCGCCCTGTCGACAGACTGCAATCCGGGCTCAAGCTGCACTGAGTCATTGCCAATGGTTATGTCGTTGGCGGCAATACATATGAAACTGACTGCGGCGGAAACAATTTCAGCGGTCACAGTCAATGCCGCGGTTTCAATAAATCGGGAGAAAACTATCGGCCAGATTGTCTCCGGCAAGCAGGCCGATATTGTGCTCTGGGATATGGCGGATTATCGCGAACTTCCCTATCATTACGGAGTGAATTTGGTGACCAAAGTAATTAAAAAAGGGAAGCTCGTTGTCGGCTGA
- a CDS encoding SpoIIE family protein phosphatase has product MSKITQRTRTEKLLLEAARIFNSTLEYEDLLESVLKLVMTAAGSEAALVFRVDHHRSDMKIRFMLCAECDMKVIKRELNEEVTHWASRFREPFIVNNASDNGFVDPELSALVGIKIRTVLTVPLIGKGHMIGVIQALNKADGEFTDADQDMLTGLNNQIAVAIDNAHLYREVKREALEKNLLLEVGMKLSSSLNLDEVLRAIMSSLKQVISYDVGGVFLIDPEEMKVKSIFVVGYDPSYDEKLQLKIGQGLIGSVAHTGEPVNVPDVSKDSRYVDANPKTKSELVVPIKLGDKILGVINLESDQLRAYDRRTISLVSAFASQAAISLERARLHQSLLDAKKLDEQLNIAREIQRSFLPERDPAVAGYDVCGTNISSGQVGGDYYDFIRIVDGHTGIAIGDVSGKGMPAALIMASFRASLIAEIRNNYSIRTICQKVNSLLFESMESGNYVTAVYGVLDARHHILTFSNCGHNLPVLLRKNGQVEYLAEGGPVLGVTSDATYEERAMVLSPGDTVVLYTDGVTEVFDKNGVEFGLDRLIEVIKKNKAKSAKEIQAAIYAVVTKFASEDHIYDDLTMIVIKRLPV; this is encoded by the coding sequence ATGTCCAAGATTACACAGCGCACACGTACCGAAAAGCTTCTGCTCGAAGCCGCTCGGATTTTCAACTCGACATTAGAATACGAAGACCTCCTCGAATCGGTCCTCAAACTGGTCATGACTGCCGCTGGTTCCGAAGCCGCGCTTGTGTTCAGAGTCGACCATCATCGAAGCGACATGAAAATCCGCTTTATGCTCTGCGCCGAATGCGACATGAAAGTCATCAAGAGAGAGTTGAATGAAGAAGTTACACATTGGGCATCGCGCTTCCGGGAGCCGTTCATCGTCAATAACGCCTCAGACAACGGTTTTGTAGACCCTGAATTGAGCGCATTGGTAGGCATAAAAATCCGAACCGTGCTCACGGTGCCGCTTATCGGCAAAGGGCATATGATCGGAGTCATCCAGGCTCTCAACAAAGCCGATGGCGAGTTCACCGATGCCGACCAAGATATGCTCACTGGTCTCAACAACCAAATTGCGGTGGCAATCGACAACGCCCATCTCTATCGCGAAGTTAAACGCGAAGCGCTTGAGAAAAATCTTCTGCTCGAAGTCGGGATGAAGCTTTCGAGTTCGCTCAATCTCGATGAGGTCCTCAGGGCAATTATGTCATCGCTCAAACAAGTAATATCCTACGATGTCGGCGGCGTCTTCCTGATCGACCCGGAGGAGATGAAAGTCAAATCCATATTTGTGGTAGGCTATGATCCGAGCTATGATGAAAAACTCCAGCTCAAAATCGGTCAAGGCCTTATCGGTTCGGTGGCCCACACGGGTGAGCCGGTCAATGTGCCGGATGTTTCCAAAGACAGCCGATATGTGGATGCCAACCCGAAAACCAAAAGCGAACTGGTTGTTCCGATAAAGCTCGGCGATAAAATCCTGGGCGTCATAAATCTTGAATCCGATCAGCTCAGAGCATACGACCGGCGCACGATCTCGCTTGTTTCGGCCTTTGCCTCGCAGGCGGCGATATCGCTCGAACGCGCGAGACTTCATCAGAGCTTGCTCGACGCCAAAAAACTCGACGAACAGTTAAACATCGCCAGAGAAATTCAGCGTTCGTTTTTGCCGGAGCGGGATCCCGCCGTGGCCGGATATGATGTTTGTGGGACAAACATTTCATCGGGGCAGGTTGGCGGTGATTATTACGATTTCATACGAATAGTTGACGGCCATACCGGTATTGCCATAGGCGATGTTTCCGGCAAAGGAATGCCGGCGGCTCTGATTATGGCATCTTTTCGTGCCTCGCTTATTGCAGAAATCCGCAACAATTATTCCATCAGAACTATCTGTCAGAAAGTAAACTCCCTCCTGTTCGAATCCATGGAATCGGGGAATTATGTAACGGCCGTGTATGGTGTGCTCGATGCCCGTCATCACATACTAACATTCTCAAACTGCGGCCACAATCTTCCGGTCTTATTGCGCAAAAACGGACAGGTCGAATATTTAGCTGAAGGCGGCCCGGTGCTCGGAGTCACCAGCGATGCGACATACGAAGAGCGTGCGATGGTTCTCAGCCCCGGCGACACGGTCGTTCTCTATACGGACGGTGTGACAGAAGTTTTCGACAAAAATGGAGTGGAATTCGGTCTCGACAGGCTCATCGAGGTTATAAAGAAAAATAAGGCGAAGTCAGCCAAAGAGATTCAGGCCGCGATTTATGCTGTCGTGACAAAATTTGCGAGTGAAGACCATATTTACGATGATCTCACGATGATAGTCATCAAGCGGCTGCCCGTTTAA
- the lptE gene encoding LPS assembly lipoprotein LptE: MRNISGNQYFVHTVRTVALLMVILIMCSGCSVYTFNPKGKSSISSIYIFPFENITSELTLTERLTTLITDAFIAEGSIKLLPEENAEAVLIGSLNRYERLPHRFDQNDQVEQYKVVMSFDLTLRNPTDQTDIWKEVTIQEGIYDAATETEEVGQSKAVARLVEAILNKTITSW, translated from the coding sequence ATGAGAAACATTTCTGGAAATCAGTACTTCGTTCACACTGTTCGGACAGTTGCTCTTCTCATGGTTATTTTGATTATGTGTTCCGGTTGCAGTGTCTACACGTTCAATCCGAAAGGGAAATCGAGTATCAGTTCCATCTATATTTTCCCGTTTGAAAACATAACTTCGGAGCTGACTTTGACTGAACGATTAACAACCCTCATCACCGATGCCTTTATCGCGGAGGGAAGTATCAAATTGCTTCCCGAAGAAAATGCCGAGGCCGTGTTGATTGGCTCATTGAATCGGTATGAACGTCTGCCGCATCGATTTGACCAGAACGATCAGGTTGAGCAGTACAAAGTGGTCATGAGTTTTGATCTCACTTTGAGGAATCCGACAGACCAGACTGATATATGGAAAGAAGTCACAATTCAGGAAGGGATCTACGATGCCGCGACTGAGACTGAAGAAGTCGGACAATCGAAAGCAGTCGCGCGTCTGGTGGAGGCCATTCTCAATAAGACGATAACTTCATGGTGA
- a CDS encoding redoxin domain-containing protein produces the protein MIQHKNQSPRAGHRILSVSLVILLASALAYFGGTFAGGIINNQKEAEVAAESQTERELFAKQLLERMGTLSVGDTLPDFEFDATDDHHFMLSDLIVGNTIITYVEPTCNSCHGQLLMIDSLIKSNQLSPERIIMIATGDFEATKFIHEESNFSFRILNDHQREIGQKYKISTYPFNIYIDSSREITALHPYALRREEIISVR, from the coding sequence TTGATCCAGCATAAGAATCAAAGTCCACGAGCAGGCCACCGAATACTCTCGGTTTCGCTCGTTATCCTGTTGGCATCAGCGCTCGCCTATTTCGGCGGTACTTTTGCAGGGGGTATCATTAACAATCAAAAAGAGGCCGAGGTCGCGGCTGAAAGTCAGACCGAACGTGAATTATTTGCTAAACAGCTCTTGGAGCGTATGGGCACACTTTCGGTCGGCGATACCCTGCCTGATTTCGAGTTTGATGCCACCGATGACCATCATTTCATGCTATCGGATCTGATTGTAGGCAATACGATTATCACCTATGTCGAGCCCACTTGTAATTCCTGTCATGGCCAGCTTCTGATGATCGATTCGCTGATAAAAAGTAACCAGTTGTCGCCGGAGCGGATAATTATGATTGCAACAGGAGATTTTGAGGCGACCAAATTCATCCATGAAGAATCGAATTTCTCGTTTCGGATACTCAATGACCATCAGAGGGAAATCGGTCAGAAATATAAAATCTCTACATACCCGTTTAATATATATATTGACTCATCCAGAGAGATCACCGCTCTTCACCCGTACGCGCTTAGAAGGGAGGAGATCATCTCTGTTCGGTAG
- the hutU gene encoding urocanate hydratase translates to MKAKAVSAAHGLKLSCLGWHQEAALRMLNNNLDAEVAEKPQELIVYGGSGKAARNWDCYEAIVRSLKSLKNDETLLIQSGKPVGVFQTHEYAPRVLLANSHLVPHWATWEKFRQLEKLGLIMYGQMTAGSWMYIGTQGIIQGTYETIAAAADKHFNGDLTGKWILTGGMGGMGGAQPLAATLNNASALVVEIDEARIDRRVKIGYCDIKIKTLDKALKLIKEQTKSGVPISIGLVGNCAEVFPEIFRRGIIPDIVTDQTSAHDELNGYIPEGLTVAEAIRLRTVDAKGYIARSFESMAKHCDAMIKFQKAGSIVFDYGNNLRGQAELGGLKTAFSFPGFVPEYIRPLFCEGKGPFRWVALSGDPKDIAITDDIILKEFSYNKPLVRWIKKAREKVPFQGLPARVCWLGYGERAKFGEIINSYIKKGKISAPMVIGRDHLDCGSVASPYRETEAMKDGSDAIADWPLLNAMLNTASGASWVSIHHGGGVGIGNSIHAGMVIVADGSKEMSLRLNRVLTNDPGTGIIRHADAGYDDATKFAKDNKVKIPMAKK, encoded by the coding sequence ATGAAAGCCAAAGCCGTTTCTGCGGCGCACGGATTGAAACTATCCTGCCTCGGGTGGCACCAGGAAGCCGCCCTCCGAATGCTCAATAACAATCTCGATGCCGAGGTTGCAGAAAAACCACAGGAACTAATCGTCTACGGCGGGTCTGGCAAAGCGGCACGTAACTGGGATTGTTATGAGGCCATTGTCCGCTCGCTGAAGTCACTCAAAAATGATGAAACACTATTAATCCAATCGGGAAAACCGGTAGGCGTATTTCAGACCCATGAATATGCTCCGCGAGTGCTTCTCGCCAATTCTCATCTTGTGCCGCACTGGGCGACATGGGAGAAATTCCGCCAGCTCGAGAAGCTTGGACTTATTATGTACGGCCAAATGACAGCCGGGTCCTGGATGTATATAGGCACACAGGGGATCATCCAAGGCACCTATGAGACGATCGCCGCCGCCGCTGACAAGCATTTCAACGGCGATTTGACCGGAAAATGGATTTTGACCGGCGGCATGGGAGGGATGGGCGGCGCCCAGCCTTTGGCGGCGACACTCAATAACGCGTCGGCGCTGGTTGTCGAAATTGATGAAGCCCGCATCGACCGACGAGTCAAAATCGGCTACTGCGACATCAAAATCAAAACGCTCGATAAGGCCCTTAAGCTCATAAAAGAGCAGACAAAATCCGGCGTCCCTATTTCTATAGGGCTGGTCGGCAATTGCGCCGAGGTTTTTCCTGAGATATTCCGCAGGGGGATTATTCCCGATATTGTGACAGACCAGACATCGGCCCATGATGAACTCAATGGATACATCCCAGAAGGACTGACCGTAGCCGAAGCAATACGCCTTCGCACAGTTGATGCCAAAGGGTATATCGCGCGCTCGTTCGAATCGATGGCCAAACACTGCGATGCCATGATAAAGTTTCAGAAAGCCGGCTCGATTGTTTTTGATTACGGAAATAACCTTCGCGGCCAAGCTGAGCTCGGCGGACTGAAAACAGCATTCTCGTTTCCCGGCTTTGTGCCGGAATATATACGGCCGCTTTTCTGCGAAGGGAAAGGGCCGTTCAGGTGGGTTGCACTCTCGGGAGACCCTAAAGACATTGCCATAACAGATGACATTATTCTCAAAGAGTTCTCCTACAATAAGCCGCTTGTGAGGTGGATCAAAAAAGCCCGCGAAAAAGTTCCCTTTCAAGGTCTACCTGCCCGGGTCTGTTGGCTTGGATATGGCGAACGGGCAAAGTTCGGGGAAATAATCAACAGCTACATTAAGAAGGGCAAAATTAGCGCGCCGATGGTCATTGGCCGCGACCATCTCGACTGTGGCTCAGTTGCTTCGCCTTATAGGGAAACCGAAGCCATGAAAGACGGCTCGGATGCTATCGCCGACTGGCCGCTGCTCAACGCCATGCTCAATACTGCCTCAGGCGCGTCATGGGTGTCGATCCACCATGGAGGCGGAGTCGGCATTGGCAATTCGATTCATGCCGGGATGGTGATTGTCGCCGATGGCTCAAAAGAGATGTCACTTCGATTGAATCGCGTTCTGACCAACGATCCGGGCACCGGAATTATTCGTCATGCCGATGCAGGGTATGACGATGCCACCAAGTTCGCCAAAGACAATAAAGTAAAGATTCCGATGGCGAAAAAATGA